In Phaeobacter inhibens DSM 16374, the following proteins share a genomic window:
- a CDS encoding phosphatidate cytidylyltransferase, with translation MSGAGRWADLMPRLISAVVMILVGGWAVWRGGVVFDLLIAAAGGGMIWELLRMVAPHRQGVALPLGVLSMGAVLAAALMAGNWAVGLLLIPAILGAVALDIRRGIYLGFALWVVFAAYAFIWMRSTLGLDWMVWLISVVVATDVAGYFAGKTFGGPKFWPRVSPKKTWSGTSAGWIAAAIVGAIFAAQAGLGLGVVVLSVLVSMASQAGDVAESALKRKMSVKDSSALIPGHGGLFDRFDGMLGAAAMVLLVLSLWGLPGGTM, from the coding sequence ATGAGCGGGGCAGGACGCTGGGCCGATCTGATGCCGCGGCTGATCTCCGCCGTGGTGATGATCCTTGTTGGTGGCTGGGCGGTCTGGCGCGGTGGTGTGGTTTTCGACCTGCTGATTGCGGCGGCCGGTGGTGGCATGATCTGGGAGTTGCTGCGCATGGTGGCGCCGCATCGTCAGGGGGTGGCGCTGCCGCTTGGTGTCCTGTCGATGGGCGCGGTTCTGGCGGCGGCCTTGATGGCGGGCAACTGGGCCGTGGGTCTGTTGCTGATCCCGGCGATCCTTGGCGCGGTTGCGCTGGATATTCGCCGGGGAATTTACCTTGGCTTTGCGCTCTGGGTGGTGTTTGCCGCCTATGCGTTCATCTGGATGCGCAGCACATTGGGCCTGGACTGGATGGTCTGGCTGATCTCGGTTGTGGTGGCCACGGATGTTGCGGGCTACTTTGCCGGTAAAACCTTTGGCGGGCCGAAATTCTGGCCCCGTGTCAGCCCCAAAAAGACCTGGTCCGGCACCTCTGCCGGCTGGATCGCAGCGGCGATTGTCGGCGCGATTTTTGCAGCACAGGCCGGGCTTGGCCTTGGCGTGGTGGTGCTGTCGGTTCTGGTCTCCATGGCGAGCCAGGCAGGCGATGTGGCGGAGAGCGCGTTGAAGCGCAAGATGAGCGTGAAGGATTCAAGCGCGCTGATCCCCGGCCACGGTGGGTTGTTCGACCGGTTTGACGGGATGCTGGGCGCAGCGGCGATGGTGCTTCTGGTGCTCAGCCTTTGGGGTCTGCCCGGCGGGACGATGTAA
- the rseP gene encoding RIP metalloprotease RseP yields MDFVSFLPQLGGYLYVIASFVVALSVIVAVHEYGHYIVGRWSGIHAEVFSLGFGPVLFSRVDKRGTRWQVALLPFGGYVKFLGDADAASGKDADAMADAAADPVALRRTMHGAPLWARSATVAAGPVFNFIMSALIFAGVFMLQGTMRDPLTVERLVPLPGLQTGLREGDALLQIEGVDVPSLEDGVAFTAFRDAVPEQQPLTYTVLRDEREVEVEGPYPWPPHVRGVAPRSAAADIDLQPGDVITAVDGAPIFAFDQLKRAVESAEGKVLLLDVWRAGEEFEMALAPRRVDEPQPEGGFATRWRMGIAGGLAFDPATETVGIGEALGGGAAQVWGVVEMSLSGLGHMITGAISTCNLSGPIGIAETSGAMASQGAESFIRFIAVLSTAVGLLNLFPIPALDGGHLVFYAYEAVTGRPPNDAVMRILMSVGIAAILSLMMFALFNDIFC; encoded by the coding sequence TTGGATTTCGTCTCCTTTCTTCCGCAGCTTGGCGGGTATCTCTATGTGATTGCCAGCTTTGTGGTGGCGCTGTCGGTGATTGTGGCGGTGCATGAATATGGCCACTACATCGTCGGGCGCTGGTCCGGTATCCATGCCGAGGTGTTCTCGCTGGGGTTTGGACCGGTGCTGTTCTCCCGTGTCGACAAACGCGGCACCCGCTGGCAGGTGGCGCTGCTGCCATTTGGCGGCTACGTGAAGTTCCTTGGGGATGCCGATGCGGCCTCGGGCAAGGATGCGGATGCGATGGCAGATGCCGCCGCCGATCCGGTGGCGCTGCGGCGCACCATGCATGGCGCGCCGCTTTGGGCGCGGTCGGCAACGGTTGCGGCGGGGCCGGTGTTCAATTTCATCATGTCGGCGCTGATCTTTGCTGGCGTGTTCATGCTGCAAGGCACCATGCGCGATCCGCTGACCGTAGAGCGGCTGGTGCCGCTGCCGGGGCTGCAAACGGGTTTGCGCGAAGGCGATGCGCTGTTGCAGATCGAAGGGGTCGATGTGCCTTCACTGGAGGACGGCGTGGCCTTTACAGCCTTCCGTGATGCGGTGCCGGAGCAGCAGCCACTCACCTACACCGTGCTGCGGGATGAACGTGAGGTCGAGGTTGAAGGCCCCTATCCCTGGCCGCCGCATGTGCGCGGTGTGGCGCCGCGCAGTGCCGCTGCGGATATCGATCTGCAGCCGGGGGACGTGATCACCGCCGTTGATGGCGCTCCGATCTTTGCCTTCGATCAGCTGAAACGCGCCGTTGAAAGCGCGGAAGGCAAGGTCCTGCTGCTGGATGTCTGGCGCGCGGGCGAAGAGTTTGAGATGGCGCTGGCACCACGGCGCGTGGATGAGCCACAGCCAGAGGGCGGGTTTGCAACTCGCTGGCGCATGGGGATTGCCGGTGGTCTTGCCTTTGACCCGGCAACGGAGACGGTTGGTATTGGCGAGGCCCTCGGCGGCGGTGCGGCGCAGGTCTGGGGCGTGGTCGAAATGTCGCTTTCTGGTCTGGGGCATATGATCACCGGCGCGATCAGCACCTGCAACCTTTCCGGTCCGATTGGCATTGCTGAGACCTCCGGCGCGATGGCGAGCCAAGGGGCCGAAAGCTTCATCCGGTTTATCGCGGTGCTGTCCACGGCTGTCGGGCTGCTGAACCTGTTCCCGATCCCGGCGCTGGATGGCGGGCATCTGGTGTTCTACGCCTATGAGGCGGTCACCGGCAGGCCGCCCAATGATGCGGTGATGCGGATTCTGATGAGCGTGGGCATTGCGGCGATCCTTAGCCTGATGATGTTTGCGCTCTTCAACGACATTTTTTGCTAA
- the dxr gene encoding 1-deoxy-D-xylulose-5-phosphate reductoisomerase, which produces MRKISIFGATGSIGQNTIDLIRRAPDDYDVVALSGGANISQLAQDAIALKADVAVTAYDDQLPSLRAALAGSGVTAAAGQAALAEAAARPADWVMSAIVGAAGLAPGLEALKQGATLALANKESLVCAGALLLDTARRHNARLLPVDSEHSAVFQGLVGEDISAVERVVITASGGAFRDWPQEQLKTATVAQASSHPNWDMGQRITIDSASMFNKALEVIETREFFGVAPEQIEVVVHPESIVHALVGFRDGALMAHLGAPDMRHAIGYALHWPERRELPVERLDLARLAQLTFRAPDPARYPALRLAYDVMDRGGLMGAVFNAAKERALDHFIAGRIGFLDMAAVVARVLAQFDSADRGLDEAMTLDTVSRTDHLARMEADNAILDYVR; this is translated from the coding sequence ATGCGGAAGATCTCGATTTTCGGGGCCACCGGATCCATTGGTCAGAACACGATCGACCTGATCCGGCGGGCTCCCGACGACTATGACGTGGTGGCGTTGAGTGGTGGCGCCAATATCTCCCAGCTGGCGCAGGATGCGATTGCGCTGAAGGCGGATGTTGCCGTCACTGCCTATGATGACCAGTTGCCTTCATTGAGAGCCGCATTGGCCGGGTCAGGTGTCACCGCTGCCGCAGGGCAGGCGGCCCTGGCTGAGGCGGCGGCGCGGCCTGCGGATTGGGTGATGTCTGCCATTGTCGGCGCGGCTGGGCTGGCACCGGGGCTGGAGGCGCTGAAACAGGGCGCAACGCTGGCGCTGGCCAATAAGGAATCTCTGGTCTGTGCCGGGGCGCTGCTTCTGGATACGGCGCGGCGCCATAATGCGCGTCTGCTGCCGGTCGATAGCGAACATTCCGCAGTATTTCAGGGCTTGGTAGGGGAAGATATTTCCGCTGTGGAGCGGGTGGTGATCACCGCCTCTGGCGGAGCATTCCGGGACTGGCCGCAGGAGCAGCTGAAGACTGCCACGGTGGCGCAGGCCTCCTCTCATCCCAATTGGGACATGGGGCAGCGGATCACTATCGACAGCGCGTCCATGTTCAACAAGGCGCTGGAAGTTATTGAAACCCGTGAATTCTTTGGCGTTGCGCCAGAACAGATTGAGGTTGTCGTTCACCCTGAATCTATCGTGCATGCGCTGGTCGGATTTCGCGATGGGGCGCTGATGGCACATCTTGGCGCGCCGGATATGCGCCACGCCATTGGCTATGCGCTGCATTGGCCTGAGCGGCGGGAGCTGCCGGTCGAGCGGCTGGATCTGGCACGGCTGGCGCAGCTGACATTCCGCGCGCCTGATCCCGCACGCTATCCCGCATTGCGGCTGGCCTATGACGTGATGGACCGAGGCGGCCTTATGGGGGCGGTGTTCAACGCCGCCAAGGAGCGGGCGCTGGATCATTTCATCGCCGGGCGCATCGGGTTTCTGGATATGGCGGCGGTGGTCGCGCGGGTGCTGGCGCAGTTTGACAGCGCAGATCGCGGGCTAGATGAGGCAATGACCCTTGATACGGTGAGCCGGACCGACCATCTCGCCCGTATGGAAGCCGACAACGCAATTTTAGACTATGTAAGGTAA
- a CDS encoding isoprenyl transferase: MSQSTDTALAPSEGEPAPQRGPKHVAIIMDGNGRWAQARGRPRLFGHHAGAKRVREVVECCPALGVKYLTIFAFSTENWKRTQVEVAGLMSLFRRYISKEMKALSQRNVRVRFIGDRVRLDKKLVTLMDQLEQETACNDGTHLTIALNYGSRDEVARATKRLAEDVAAGRLDPADVDEETLPRYLDTHVLPDPDLVIRTSGEARISNFLLWQSAYAEYEFIDTLWPDFTADEMDRLCRSYGQRDRRFGAVKT, translated from the coding sequence ATGTCACAGAGCACAGACACCGCCTTGGCGCCGAGTGAGGGCGAGCCTGCCCCGCAACGCGGTCCCAAACATGTGGCCATTATCATGGATGGCAATGGCCGCTGGGCACAGGCGCGGGGCCGTCCGCGGCTGTTCGGCCACCATGCGGGCGCCAAACGCGTCCGCGAGGTGGTGGAATGCTGCCCGGCGCTGGGGGTGAAATACCTTACCATTTTTGCCTTCTCGACGGAGAACTGGAAGCGTACGCAGGTTGAGGTCGCAGGCCTCATGAGCCTGTTCCGTCGTTATATCTCTAAGGAGATGAAGGCGCTGTCGCAGCGCAACGTGCGGGTCCGTTTTATCGGTGACCGGGTGCGTCTGGACAAGAAACTGGTGACCCTGATGGACCAGTTGGAGCAGGAGACGGCGTGCAATGACGGCACCCATCTGACCATCGCGCTGAACTATGGCAGCCGTGATGAGGTGGCGCGCGCCACCAAACGGCTGGCCGAAGATGTGGCGGCCGGGCGGCTGGATCCAGCGGATGTGGATGAAGAAACCCTGCCGCGTTATCTCGATACCCATGTGCTGCCGGACCCCGATCTGGTGATCCGCACCAGTGGTGAAGCGCGGATCTCCAACTTCCTGCTGTGGCAGTCGGCCTATGCCGAATATGAATTCATCGACACGCTCTGGCCGGATTTCACCGCGGATGAGATGGACCGGTTGTGCCGCAGCTACGGGCAGCGGGATCGCCGGTTTGGCGCGGTGAAAACATGA
- the frr gene encoding ribosome recycling factor has product MSDDFILDTDDLQRRMDGAMANLKTEFASLRTGRASASMLEPVMVDAYGSMTPINQVGTVNVPEPRMVTINVWDKGLVGKVEKAIRESGLGINPQLNGTIIMLPIPELNEERRRDLTKVAGQYAEHARVSIRNVRRDGMDQIKKAKADGMSEDDQKLWEGEVQELTDKMIKVVDAALETKQAEIMQV; this is encoded by the coding sequence ATGTCTGACGATTTTATTCTCGATACCGATGATCTACAGCGCCGCATGGATGGCGCCATGGCCAACCTCAAGACCGAATTTGCGTCTCTGCGGACCGGTCGCGCCTCCGCGTCGATGCTGGAGCCCGTGATGGTGGATGCCTATGGGTCGATGACACCAATCAATCAGGTTGGCACCGTCAATGTGCCCGAGCCGCGTATGGTCACCATCAATGTCTGGGACAAAGGTCTGGTCGGCAAGGTCGAAAAAGCGATCCGCGAGTCCGGTCTGGGCATCAATCCGCAGCTCAATGGCACCATCATCATGCTGCCGATCCCCGAGCTGAACGAGGAACGCCGCCGGGATCTGACCAAAGTGGCCGGCCAATATGCCGAACATGCCCGCGTGTCGATCCGCAATGTGCGTCGCGACGGTATGGACCAGATCAAGAAGGCCAAGGCTGACGGCATGTCCGAGGACGACCAGAAGCTGTGGGAAGGCGAAGTTCAGGAGCTGACCGACAAGATGATCAAGGTTGTCGATGCGGCGCTTGAAACGAAACAAGCCGAAATCATGCAGGTCTGA
- the pyrH gene encoding UMP kinase: MPLTNDQPEATPAATYKRVMLKISGEALMGDQGYGLHPPTVQRIAHEVKSVRDMGVEICMVIGGGNIFRGLSGSAQGMERTTADYMGMLATVMNALAMQSALEGLGVFTRVISAIRMDEVAEPYIRRRAVRHLEKKRVCIFAAGTGNPYFTTDTAATLRANEMACEAIFMGKNGVDGVYDKDPAQHDDAVRYDDITYDEVLAKRLKVMDASAIALARDNNLPLMVFPLDEPGGFRGILAGKGTYTKVHG, translated from the coding sequence ATGCCCCTTACCAACGATCAGCCGGAGGCCACGCCGGCGGCAACCTATAAACGTGTCATGCTGAAAATTTCAGGCGAAGCGCTGATGGGGGACCAAGGGTATGGTCTGCACCCGCCTACCGTCCAGCGCATTGCCCATGAAGTGAAATCCGTGCGCGATATGGGTGTCGAAATCTGTATGGTGATCGGTGGCGGTAATATCTTCCGCGGTCTGTCCGGCTCAGCTCAGGGGATGGAGCGGACTACGGCGGATTACATGGGGATGCTGGCCACGGTAATGAACGCGCTGGCGATGCAGTCGGCGCTGGAAGGTCTGGGTGTGTTCACCCGCGTGATTTCCGCCATCCGCATGGATGAGGTGGCCGAGCCTTACATCCGCCGCCGCGCGGTGCGTCACCTTGAGAAAAAGCGGGTCTGCATTTTCGCCGCCGGCACCGGTAATCCCTATTTCACCACCGACACCGCGGCGACCCTGCGCGCCAATGAGATGGCCTGTGAGGCGATCTTCATGGGCAAGAACGGCGTCGATGGCGTTTATGACAAGGACCCGGCGCAGCATGATGACGCGGTGCGCTACGATGATATCACCTACGATGAGGTGCTGGCCAAGCGTCTGAAGGTGATGGATGCCTCGGCCATTGCGCTGGCGCGGGACAACAACCTGCCGCTGATGGTGTTCCCGTTGGATGAACCGGGCGGGTTCCGGGGGATTCTGGCCGGGAAGGGCACTTATACCAAGGTGCATGGCTGA